In Epinephelus lanceolatus isolate andai-2023 chromosome 7, ASM4190304v1, whole genome shotgun sequence, the genomic stretch CCATCTGGAAGCCTGCCAGGGGGAACAGAGCGGGGCTGAAGGGGAACCAGGCACCCAGGAAGGGTTGGAAGTCAGTGCCACATCCAGAGgagtcctcttcctcctcctcaggccCTGATCCACCTCCCTCCCCGTCCCCGTTCCCCCCCTTTGCCTCTGCAGCCTCCCTTTTAGCTGGCTGGCTGCTCTGTGCACCCAGGCCGGCCTGCTCTGTGGTGGCGGGGGTCAGAGCCAGCAGCCCGGCGCGCATCAGCAGCTCTGCGGCGTGGGCCAGGTGGAGCCCGCTGGGTGACTCCCACATGTCAGGCCAGGAGGGGGCCCGGCGAGGCTTAGTGTGCGCAGGCTGGGCGGCCTGCTGCTGGGTCGGGGAGGGCTGGATCAGGCCTTTGACATCCACGGCTGGGGAAGGGGTGGAGATGTAATGGGAGAGGCTGTAGGGGTGGTTGGAGCGCTTTAGGCTGGGTCTCAGTGGCTCATTGGGGATTTTAGCGCTGCTGTGGGCCTGATCTGGGGAGGAAGGGCCAGCGATGTCTACGGCAGTGGACATAGCAGTGGCTGTGTGTGGGGGTGTCTGtcctaatgtgtgtgtgtgtgtatgtgtgtgtgtgggaggagaGGTGAGGGAGAAGGGGATTGAAGCCGATGCGGGGTTGACAACCGTCCTGCTGTTACTTCAGCCAAAATGGCAAGCCTTGGCCTGTGTCCCTATTCCCATTCTctgcagcagcctcagagtcctGGAGAGCTAGAAATGAATGGGGGATGAAGAGAGGAAGGTTAAGAATAGAAATGTTGGAGAGACGGATACAGAAAGAGAGTAAACAGAGGAGATTAGACTGGAAGATATTTCTCAGCCAGCGCCACTAAACACTGTCAGAGACTCAGAGTGTGGAGGATCTGtgtttaaagagaaaaacaacatatatGTATATCATTTCAGAAATAAACAGCTTGAATAGAGATGATCAGAGCCATGTATGAGACAGTGCAAGGCTTGCCCATGATTTCCGCATACAGGAGgcagtatccctttaagaattTCACGGTATATCAATGCAATCAATAACAGAGCGACAACAATATGCAAAGATATGCGCATATGCGCAGGTCAAATGTGGAGCGCGCttttcaaatacattttgacGACTGCTGTTATGTGTGCCAGCCAAAGCTTAAGCTTCACGGAGGAAGACTAAATAGAGGACCGTAAAAAAACTGGCTGTCTTTTGTCTGGTATCGACGACGAGGAGCGAGGTGCGCAACGATGCGGTTGCTGTGGATAAAAAAAGACCAGGCTATATTCCATGTCCACATTTGTAGCAAATCTACTCCAGTGATTAAACACGGGACATATATGTTGTTACAGGACAACAGCGCGAAGCCTTTTATGGGTCGATTGGGAAACCCGATCGATCATTTCACCGTAATTAAGGTTACCTAAGAAGACGGTGCTCGACCGACGCCACGACGAGCTGACCACAGTCCGAGTGGTCGCTGCGACACGGCGCTGCGCGCAGGAAAAGGCGACAAAACCAAAACAGCGAAAATCAACAGGAAGTATGGGTAAAACGTCTCCCCTTACCTTCTAAATACGGTCCAAACTCTCCTGTCAAACATATGATGAAGTCATGAACTAATGGCGTGGTGATTGTAGTGTATATGGACGGCGGAGCTGCCgattcctcctccacctctccgtCCCGGAGGGTCTGCAAACACTCTGCACGGAATTTGGGGGCGTCGCTCAAAATGCGAAGTGGACTCTGCAGCCGAGACCGTGGTCAGAGCGACCCCATAATATCCACaggaacacttgaacatacacgTACAGCTGTCAGTATCAATATTATAGGAGGACAAATTAAAGCCGGCATTAAcaggctgtgtgtctgtcccaCTCTCCAATACAGCCAATGTGTTAATGATGGGCGTTACTACCAAGGGATACCTATTATCACTATGTCATATAAATATTTACccaacatgtaaacacagcaacactaataaataaaaacttttatcaacattttttaatttattttttaggaCGTGGAcattatttattacagctgtcTAATGTTATGACAAAACATATAAAGCTCCATCCTAATAAACTGGCATATGAAAATTGCATTTACAATTCTTGTTTAGTGAATAAAATAACCTGTGGGTTATGTGTTAAAACATGGGATCTAGACTGTGAAGAGTGGAACCAGAATTACAGTCAATACCTAATTTATAATTAGCCTAATTTAAAACACACAGCTAAGTATACAGTGGCAAATTAGTGATGATAGGTGCTTCATCTTTTAGTTTACCTGGAACAGCACATTTACCAACCACAATATAGTGCAAATGTATCAGatattgctaaaaaaaaaaaaaaaaaagtattttttattttcagtttgccTACATGctgttatatattttaaaaatgcactataagaaaagataataaaagcagtaaaataaaattaataattgctaaggggaaaaaaagcatatttTTAGTCTTAATTATAAGTTGTATCTTAACCGGAAGTCCGTGTCACATACCTTTCCATTACAGGTATACTGTTATTCATTAAGGGCATTATGTTGGCCTCTGTGTAACATGTGGTGACATTAATAGTCGTCTAttcttaaattttaaaaaaaatgtagtggttgaaaaataaaaactatttgTCACCAAACAAACTCGCTCTGTGAATCACGTCACTTGTCTTTTAGCAGTCACAGTGTGTTAGCATGATTAGCCTCCATGCTAATGTCGCTGTGCTCCGGTGATAGCCTCCCTCTCGGTGTCGAGCTGTCTGTTAAAGGTGACTCCTCACACGGGGACGGTGGAGTCCACTCCACCTCTTGTGAGAGCCCTCCGTTGCATCTGGCACGCAGCCAGAGACCtcgtgcgtgtgtctgtgtgtgtacgtgcgtgcgtgtgcgtgtcaCTATGGGAGCAGGGGCCCACCGTACTCGCGTACACTGTCTGGCCTGGACTATCCGTGTAAACACAGC encodes the following:
- the cxxc5b gene encoding uncharacterized protein cxxc5b; amino-acid sequence: MSTAVDIAGPSSPDQAHSSAKIPNEPLRPSLKRSNHPYSLSHYISTPSPAVDVKGLIQPSPTQQQAAQPAHTKPRRAPSWPDMWESPSGLHLAHAAELLMRAGLLALTPATTEQAGLGAQSSQPAKREAAEAKGGNGDGEGGGSGPEEEEEDSSGCGTDFQPFLGAWFPFSPALFPLAGFQMGGGHWRSAAMGAEGIEGLVAEGYSPGSLGGGSGGRRKRKRCGECVPCRRQTNCEQCSSCRNRKRGHQICKYRKCEELKRKPGGPGFESRVSGFDLRGSDFTLGLAQERSNGALDG